The Thermus caldifontis genome includes a region encoding these proteins:
- a CDS encoding GNAT family N-acetyltransferase: MGYVPPPTPQYGLEEGPVLLKDGRTAFLRRANPKDLPLFVEFLRRLSPESLRMRFFSPISPEKAAELLLFAKPEEEKVTLMVLAGDPPRMVATGEYVRLKGEDTAEVAFLVDDAFQGKGLGTLLLERLALIAAKQGVRRFQAFVLAENQKMLNVFMESGFQVRAHRDSGEIEVEFEILLEERVAERFEWRERVSTLASLHPLFFPKGVAVVGASRDPESIGYRALENLIFGRFQGPVYPVNEAIGKEGSTVGPLLAYPRVESIPGPVDLAVIAVPKERVWEALEASGRRGVRAAIVLTTGFTEKEARELADKARRHGMRLLGPGSLGMVHTHPEVRLAAGLAPLPKPGPLAISSQSGTLGRAVMAYAEGMGLGISSFVSLGAKADISSNDLLQFWEEDERTRVILLYLESFGNPRRFSRLARRIGKKKPILAVHPSRDPLVRALFAQAGVIRANSLEEAFDVAALLALGQLPENNRVRLISNASGPSNLALEALREGGLAVEHVDLGSTARAKEFARALEEAMESEAGSVFLLFVPMGFASEEEFLALLEKVEGNKLLLGCVMGSPGVRARVMGRVALYRFPESAAIALSRAWAYKAWREEPLHFPDFPDLHLEEARRLLEGKKELRREEEEALLRCFGLPLGQGEGLFLRLTAKPHPLFGPVLTLLLPTPLGELALGERLSPLTEKDARELTRPLGDQVDPTPYQEILLRLSRLLEEFPQVEEVSLELSGPCIARFAIRLSGDPHAHPNPR; the protein is encoded by the coding sequence ATGGGCTATGTGCCCCCACCCACGCCCCAGTACGGCCTCGAGGAGGGCCCCGTCCTCCTAAAGGATGGGCGCACCGCCTTTCTACGGCGGGCAAACCCTAAGGACCTCCCCCTTTTCGTGGAGTTCCTGAGGCGGCTATCCCCGGAGTCCTTGCGCATGCGCTTCTTCTCCCCCATCTCTCCGGAAAAGGCGGCGGAGCTCCTCCTTTTCGCCAAACCCGAGGAGGAAAAGGTGACCCTCATGGTCCTGGCAGGGGACCCTCCCCGGATGGTGGCCACGGGGGAGTACGTGCGCCTCAAAGGGGAGGACACCGCCGAGGTGGCCTTTCTGGTGGACGACGCCTTCCAGGGTAAGGGCCTGGGTACCCTGCTCTTGGAACGGCTGGCCCTCATCGCTGCCAAGCAGGGGGTAAGGCGGTTTCAGGCCTTCGTCCTGGCGGAGAACCAGAAGATGCTCAACGTCTTTATGGAAAGTGGCTTCCAGGTGCGGGCCCACCGGGATAGCGGCGAGATCGAGGTGGAGTTTGAGATCCTCCTGGAGGAAAGGGTGGCGGAGCGCTTTGAGTGGCGGGAGAGGGTCTCCACCTTGGCCAGCCTCCACCCCCTCTTCTTCCCCAAGGGGGTGGCGGTGGTGGGGGCGAGCCGCGACCCGGAAAGCATCGGCTACCGCGCCCTGGAAAACCTCATCTTTGGCCGTTTCCAAGGACCCGTCTACCCGGTGAACGAGGCCATCGGCAAGGAGGGGAGCACGGTGGGGCCCCTTCTCGCCTACCCCCGGGTGGAGAGCATCCCCGGCCCCGTGGACCTGGCGGTGATCGCCGTGCCCAAGGAGCGGGTTTGGGAGGCCCTCGAGGCCTCGGGCAGGCGGGGGGTGCGGGCAGCCATCGTCCTCACCACCGGTTTTACGGAAAAAGAAGCCAGGGAACTGGCCGACAAGGCCCGGCGCCACGGGATGCGCCTTTTGGGCCCAGGCTCCTTGGGTATGGTCCACACCCACCCTGAGGTCCGCCTGGCGGCGGGCCTGGCTCCCCTCCCCAAACCTGGACCCCTGGCCATCTCCAGCCAGTCGGGGACCCTGGGACGGGCGGTGATGGCCTATGCGGAGGGCATGGGGCTGGGCATCTCCTCCTTCGTTTCCTTAGGGGCTAAGGCGGACATCTCCTCCAACGACCTCCTGCAGTTCTGGGAGGAGGACGAAAGAACCCGGGTGATCCTCCTCTACCTGGAAAGCTTCGGCAACCCCAGGCGCTTCTCCCGCTTAGCCCGGAGGATCGGCAAGAAAAAACCCATCCTGGCGGTGCACCCCTCCCGGGACCCTTTGGTGCGGGCCCTCTTCGCCCAGGCTGGGGTGATCCGGGCCAACAGCTTGGAGGAAGCCTTTGACGTGGCCGCCCTCCTCGCCCTGGGACAGCTTCCGGAGAACAACCGGGTCCGCCTTATCTCCAACGCCTCCGGTCCCTCTAACCTGGCCCTCGAGGCCCTACGGGAAGGGGGGCTTGCCGTGGAGCACGTGGACCTGGGCTCCACCGCCAGGGCGAAGGAGTTTGCCCGCGCCCTGGAAGAAGCCATGGAAAGCGAGGCGGGAAGCGTGTTCCTCCTCTTCGTACCCATGGGCTTTGCCAGCGAGGAGGAGTTCCTGGCTCTTTTGGAAAAGGTGGAAGGAAACAAGCTCCTCCTGGGCTGCGTGATGGGCTCCCCTGGGGTGCGGGCAAGGGTTATGGGCCGGGTGGCCCTCTACCGCTTTCCCGAATCGGCGGCCATCGCCTTGAGCCGGGCCTGGGCCTACAAGGCCTGGCGGGAAGAACCCCTCCACTTCCCCGACTTCCCGGACTTGCACCTGGAGGAGGCAAGGAGGCTTTTGGAGGGCAAGAAGGAGCTACGGCGCGAGGAGGAGGAGGCCCTCCTCCGCTGCTTTGGCCTTCCCTTGGGACAAGGAGAAGGCCTTTTTCTCAGGCTCACCGCCAAGCCCCACCCCCTCTTCGGCCCCGTTCTCACCCTGCTCCTGCCCACTCCTTTGGGAGAGCTAGCCTTGGGGGAAAGGCTTTCCCCCCTCACGGAAAAGGATGCCCGGGAGCTCACCCGACCCCTGGGGGACCAGGTAGACCCTACCCCCTACCAGGAAATCCTCCTTCGCCTTTCCCGCCTCCTAGAGGAGTTCCCCCAGGTGGAGGAGGTGTCCTTGGAGCTTTCCGGCCCCTGCATCGCCCGCTTTGCCATCCGCCTTTCGGGAGACCCCCATGCGCATCCAAACCCCCGCTAA
- a CDS encoding TrmH family RNA methyltransferase has product MRIQTPANPKVKALAALKERKERERAGLFLVEGRREVERALRAGLRLETLLLGPKATPEDRALAGQAPVLEFSQEAMERVSVRENPPPVIGVFRLPQKSLKGVRLPQHPLVLVLLGLEKPGNLGAILRSADGAGVDLVLVAEGVDLYSPQVIRNSTGVVFSLPVFPVAEEEVAPFLEEKGLFPVAATPKGEKVYWEEDYKKGVAFLLGTEDEGLSEAWLARAGVRVRIPMRGVADSLNVSVSAALLLYEALRQREGG; this is encoded by the coding sequence ATGCGCATCCAAACCCCCGCTAACCCCAAGGTGAAGGCCCTAGCCGCCCTGAAGGAACGAAAGGAGCGGGAGCGGGCTGGCCTTTTCCTGGTGGAGGGCCGGCGGGAGGTGGAAAGGGCCCTTAGGGCCGGCCTCCGCTTGGAAACCCTCCTCCTCGGTCCTAAGGCCACCCCGGAAGACCGGGCCCTGGCGGGCCAAGCCCCTGTTCTGGAGTTCTCCCAAGAGGCTATGGAGCGGGTTTCCGTGAGGGAAAACCCGCCTCCCGTCATCGGGGTCTTCCGCCTGCCCCAAAAGTCCCTAAAGGGGGTCCGGCTCCCGCAACATCCCCTGGTCCTGGTTCTCTTGGGCCTGGAAAAGCCCGGCAACCTGGGAGCCATCCTGCGCTCGGCGGATGGGGCGGGGGTGGACCTGGTCTTGGTGGCGGAAGGGGTGGACCTCTATAGCCCCCAGGTGATCCGGAACTCCACCGGGGTGGTCTTCTCCTTGCCCGTCTTTCCCGTGGCCGAGGAGGAAGTGGCCCCTTTCCTGGAGGAAAAAGGGCTTTTCCCCGTGGCGGCTACCCCCAAGGGCGAGAAGGTTTACTGGGAAGAAGACTACAAAAAAGGCGTGGCCTTCCTCCTGGGCACCGAGGACGAAGGCCTTTCCGAGGCCTGGCTGGCCCGGGCGGGGGTTCGGGTGCGCATCCCCATGCGGGGGGTGGCGGATAGCCTCAACGTTTCCGTAAGCGCCGCCCTCCTCCTCTACGAGGCCCTGCGCCAGCGGGAGGGGGGATGA
- a CDS encoding DUF4129 domain-containing protein → MRPVTPFLGLGLLALLPLWTPPLALGVFLLHLAKRFYPGAFLWGAFLPGLLHALASPFPSWLQGWAMTSGLLLLYGLFLATKARPLSSLLLLPPALWLGPLGLFLLGLLHGLSLLEEAHGRAQERGEPFRTPASTLWVPGILGLLLAGLAFLPLRLPALPLPTPPSLSLQASPETGPGPKEVVAYPTPEEKPPPWVAFLNRALAYAEPLALLLILLALWPLLGRGERLPYRGVHLLPLLLALLAAGLFLLYLGTLGGGESAPESTPSASVPAPSQESPKEAVPGPRRLSEVGLALAGLSALFTLGLLFLFLFLVWRYRERGRPGTTPKEGVQASQAFPEALPQDRVRRAYFQALKALKRAGLPRLASEGPLEYLERVSPLLPGLREPLWGLTGLYLPVRYGGKAGEEEAERAEAFLKDILRLCSSPASKEPFRAGSS, encoded by the coding sequence ATGAGGCCTGTTACCCCCTTCCTGGGCCTAGGGCTTCTGGCCCTCCTGCCCCTCTGGACCCCTCCTTTGGCCTTGGGCGTCTTCCTCCTCCACCTAGCCAAGCGGTTTTATCCGGGAGCCTTCCTATGGGGAGCCTTCCTCCCTGGCCTTCTCCACGCCCTTGCCTCCCCGTTCCCCTCCTGGCTCCAGGGATGGGCCATGACCTCTGGGCTTCTCCTCCTCTACGGACTTTTCCTGGCCACCAAGGCTCGGCCCCTTTCCAGCCTCCTTCTCCTTCCCCCAGCCCTTTGGCTAGGCCCCCTTGGCCTTTTCCTGCTAGGGCTCTTGCACGGGTTAAGCCTCCTCGAGGAGGCCCATGGGCGCGCCCAGGAACGGGGGGAGCCCTTTCGGACCCCCGCTTCCACCCTATGGGTCCCGGGGATCCTAGGCCTCCTGCTGGCAGGCCTGGCCTTCCTCCCCCTGCGCCTCCCCGCCCTTCCCCTACCCACCCCACCCTCGCTTAGCCTCCAGGCTTCCCCCGAAACCGGGCCAGGGCCCAAGGAGGTGGTGGCCTACCCCACCCCAGAGGAGAAGCCTCCCCCGTGGGTCGCCTTCCTGAACCGGGCCTTGGCCTACGCAGAGCCCCTGGCCTTGCTCCTTATCCTCCTAGCCCTTTGGCCCCTTCTGGGCCGGGGGGAAAGGCTTCCCTACCGGGGGGTTCACCTTTTACCCCTCCTGTTAGCCCTTTTGGCCGCAGGCCTCTTCCTCCTCTACCTGGGCACCCTAGGGGGTGGGGAAAGCGCGCCGGAAAGCACCCCTTCGGCTTCCGTGCCCGCCCCTTCCCAGGAAAGCCCCAAGGAGGCCGTACCGGGGCCCAGGCGGCTTAGCGAGGTGGGCCTAGCCTTGGCAGGCCTTTCCGCCCTTTTCACCCTGGGCCTTCTTTTCCTCTTCCTATTCCTGGTTTGGCGGTACCGGGAAAGAGGCAGGCCAGGCACCACCCCTAAGGAAGGGGTCCAAGCCTCCCAGGCGTTCCCAGAGGCCCTTCCCCAGGACCGGGTGCGGCGGGCCTACTTCCAAGCCCTAAAGGCCCTTAAGAGGGCTGGCCTCCCCCGCCTGGCCTCCGAGGGGCCCTTGGAGTACCTGGAAAGGGTTTCCCCTCTTCTCCCCGGGCTTAGGGAACCCCTTTGGGGGCTCACCGGCCTCTACCTGCCCGTGCGCTATGGGGGAAAGGCTGGGGAGGAGGAAGCGGAAAGGGCGGAAGCCTTTTTGAAGGATATCCTTAGGCTATGTTCCTCCCCCGCATCCAAAGAGCCCTTTCGGGCCGGGTCCTCCTGA
- a CDS encoding AAA family ATPase, protein MFLPRIQRALSGRVLLKEETLRLSLATLLSGGHLLLEDVPGTGKTTFAKALARVLGLSFSRTQMTPDLLPQDLTGVYLYREGNLVWQKGPIFAQVLLVDELNRATPRTQSALLEAMGESQVTLEGKTHPLPEPFFVLATQNPVEEEGTYPLPVAQRDRFTARLSLGYPDEKALLQALKEKEPLEGLEAVTQGEEILALRQEVRRVRVAEEVLDYLLALAGWLRNREEVRLGPSPRALLQVERLAQALALLQERGFTVPEDIKEAFRAAIPHRLLLRLEAELAGASPEGLVAEALKAVPAPVERA, encoded by the coding sequence ATGTTCCTCCCCCGCATCCAAAGAGCCCTTTCGGGCCGGGTCCTCCTGAAGGAGGAAACCCTAAGGCTTTCCCTCGCCACCCTCCTCTCTGGGGGGCATCTTCTTCTGGAAGACGTGCCCGGCACCGGCAAGACCACTTTCGCCAAGGCCTTGGCCCGGGTGCTGGGCCTTTCCTTTAGCCGCACCCAGATGACGCCCGACCTCCTGCCCCAGGACCTCACCGGGGTCTATCTCTACCGGGAAGGAAACCTGGTATGGCAAAAGGGGCCCATCTTCGCCCAGGTGCTTCTGGTGGACGAGCTCAACCGGGCCACCCCCAGGACCCAGTCCGCCCTCCTCGAGGCCATGGGGGAAAGCCAAGTAACCCTGGAAGGGAAAACCCACCCCTTGCCCGAGCCTTTTTTCGTTCTGGCCACGCAAAATCCCGTGGAAGAGGAGGGCACCTACCCTCTCCCCGTAGCCCAGCGGGACCGGTTCACCGCCCGGCTTTCCCTAGGCTATCCCGACGAGAAAGCCCTCCTCCAAGCCCTCAAGGAAAAGGAGCCGCTAGAGGGCTTGGAGGCCGTGACCCAAGGGGAGGAGATCCTGGCCCTGCGCCAGGAGGTGCGCCGGGTGCGGGTGGCGGAGGAGGTGCTGGACTACCTCCTGGCCTTGGCCGGCTGGCTCAGGAACCGGGAGGAAGTGCGGCTTGGGCCCTCCCCCAGGGCCCTGTTGCAGGTGGAGCGCCTGGCCCAGGCCCTGGCCCTTCTGCAGGAGCGAGGCTTTACCGTGCCCGAGGACATCAAGGAGGCCTTCCGGGCCGCCATCCCCCACCGCCTCCTCCTACGGCTGGAGGCGGAGCTAGCCGGAGCCAGCCCGGAAGGGCTGGTGGCGGAAGCCCTCAAGGCGGTTCCCGCCCCGGTGGAAAGGGCCTAG
- a CDS encoding DUF58 domain-containing protein, with amino-acid sequence MAGVLGLLSLLLLLALWRAPRFAQVRVKAQGLAPGFPGQEGEGQVAVEVWAPLPLFFRLENLPAAPLGLEPRGLSGMAWGKIPLTLPLSCRYRRRGEHPLRLILRLTSPLGLGERLLSLEAGRVLVYPSLRPLPPFEPAPSFFLEGRAEPFGLPDPLEAKGLRPYQPGDSLRLLAKQASLRQGRPFVREVEKSLLGGLFLHLDTQSLHPAYLDHAASLAAWLLLQAEKKGAQYGLSAGEVLPLGRGKAHLVRTLSLLARLQPTPGPSLPPKAPFGSTYFLISQGAEESFLEATLRGAAQARQGVLLLLPEGYFLYPGEKGRVAFGKTPGLARALAMKGLLLAHGISLRVVRGHQTLTL; translated from the coding sequence GTGGCAGGGGTTTTGGGCCTTCTATCCCTCCTTCTCCTCCTCGCCCTTTGGCGGGCACCCCGGTTCGCCCAGGTCCGGGTCAAAGCCCAGGGCCTGGCCCCAGGTTTCCCCGGCCAGGAGGGAGAGGGGCAGGTGGCGGTGGAGGTCTGGGCCCCCCTTCCCCTTTTCTTCCGCCTGGAAAACCTCCCTGCGGCCCCCTTGGGCTTGGAACCCCGGGGGCTTTCCGGGATGGCCTGGGGGAAGATCCCGTTGACCCTGCCTCTTTCCTGCCGCTACCGCCGGCGGGGAGAGCATCCCCTACGCCTAATCCTCCGCTTAACCAGCCCCCTGGGCCTGGGGGAGAGGTTGCTCAGCCTGGAGGCAGGGAGGGTCTTGGTCTACCCCTCCCTGCGGCCCCTGCCGCCTTTTGAGCCCGCCCCCAGCTTCTTCCTGGAGGGAAGAGCCGAGCCCTTCGGCCTACCGGACCCCCTCGAGGCCAAGGGCCTCCGACCCTACCAGCCCGGGGATTCCTTGCGCCTCCTGGCCAAGCAGGCAAGCCTCCGGCAGGGGCGTCCCTTTGTGCGGGAGGTGGAAAAAAGCCTTCTGGGAGGCCTCTTCCTCCACCTGGACACCCAAAGCCTCCACCCCGCCTACCTGGACCACGCGGCAAGCCTCGCCGCCTGGCTCCTCCTGCAGGCGGAAAAGAAAGGAGCCCAATACGGCCTTTCCGCAGGGGAGGTCCTCCCCTTAGGGCGGGGAAAGGCCCACCTGGTAAGGACCCTCTCGCTCCTAGCCCGCCTGCAACCTACCCCAGGCCCCTCCCTTCCCCCCAAGGCCCCTTTCGGGAGCACCTACTTCCTCATCAGCCAGGGGGCGGAGGAATCCTTCCTGGAGGCAACCCTAAGGGGAGCCGCCCAGGCCCGGCAGGGGGTCCTTCTTCTGCTTCCCGAGGGATACTTCCTCTACCCGGGGGAAAAGGGCCGGGTAGCCTTTGGCAAGACCCCGGGCCTGGCCCGGGCCCTGGCCATGAAGGGCCTTCTCCTGGCCCATGGGATAAGCCTCCGGGTGGTGCGGGGCCACCAGACCCTCACCTTATAA
- the groES gene encoding co-chaperone GroES has translation MAAEVKTVIKPLGDRVVVKRIEEEPKTKGGIVLPDTAKEKPQKGKVIAVGTGRILENGQKVPLEVKEGDIVVFAKYGGTEIEIDGEEYVILSERDLLAVLQ, from the coding sequence ATGGCTGCGGAGGTGAAGACGGTGATCAAGCCCCTAGGCGACAGGGTTGTGGTGAAGAGGATTGAGGAGGAGCCCAAGACCAAGGGCGGCATCGTGCTCCCCGATACCGCCAAGGAGAAGCCCCAGAAGGGCAAGGTGATCGCGGTGGGCACGGGCCGCATCTTGGAGAACGGGCAGAAGGTGCCCCTCGAGGTCAAGGAGGGGGACATCGTGGTCTTCGCCAAATACGGCGGCACCGAGATCGAGATCGACGGCGAGGAGTACGTGATCCTCTCCGAGCGCGACCTTTTGGCGGTCCTGCAGTAA
- the groL gene encoding chaperonin GroEL (60 kDa chaperone family; promotes refolding of misfolded polypeptides especially under stressful conditions; forms two stacked rings of heptamers to form a barrel-shaped 14mer; ends can be capped by GroES; misfolded proteins enter the barrel where they are refolded when GroES binds) yields the protein MAKILVFDEAARRALERGVNAVADAVKVTLGPRGRNVVLEKKFGSPTITKDGVTVAKEIELENHLENIGAQLLKEVASKTNDVAGDGTTTATVLAQAIVREGLKNVAAGANPLALKRGIEKAVEAAVEKIRSLAIPVEDRKAIEEVATISANDPDVGKLIADAMEKVGKEGIITVEESKSLETELKFVEGYQFDKGYISPYFITNPDAMEAVLEDAFILIVEKKVSNVRELLPILEQVAQTGKPLLLIAEDVEGEALATLVVNKLRGTLNVAAVKAPGFGDRRKEMLKDIAAVTGGTVISEELGFKLENATLSMLGRAERVRITKDETTIVGGKGKKEDIEARINGIKKELETTDSEYAKEKLQERLAKLAGGVAVIRVGAATETELKEKKHRFEDALSATRAAVEEGIVPGGGVTLLRAISAVDELLKNLEGDEATGAKIVRRALEEPARQIAENAGYEGSVVVQRILSETKNLRLGFNAATGEYVDMVEAGIVDPAKVTRSALQNAASIGSLILTTEAVVAEKPEKKESTPAPAGGGDMDF from the coding sequence ATGGCGAAGATCCTGGTGTTTGACGAGGCAGCCCGCAGGGCTTTGGAGCGCGGCGTGAACGCCGTGGCCGATGCGGTGAAGGTAACCCTTGGCCCCCGGGGCCGGAACGTGGTCCTGGAGAAGAAGTTCGGCTCCCCCACCATCACCAAGGACGGGGTGACGGTGGCCAAGGAGATCGAGCTGGAGAACCACCTGGAGAACATCGGGGCCCAGCTCCTCAAGGAGGTGGCCTCCAAGACCAACGACGTGGCCGGTGACGGGACCACCACCGCCACCGTCTTGGCCCAGGCCATCGTGCGGGAGGGCCTGAAGAACGTGGCCGCCGGCGCCAACCCCTTGGCCCTCAAGCGGGGCATTGAGAAGGCGGTGGAGGCGGCGGTGGAGAAGATCCGCTCCCTGGCCATCCCCGTGGAGGACCGCAAGGCCATCGAGGAGGTGGCCACCATCTCCGCCAACGATCCCGATGTCGGCAAGCTGATCGCCGACGCCATGGAGAAGGTGGGGAAGGAGGGGATCATCACCGTCGAGGAGTCCAAGAGCCTGGAGACCGAGCTGAAGTTCGTGGAGGGGTACCAGTTTGACAAGGGGTACATCTCCCCCTACTTCATCACCAACCCCGACGCCATGGAGGCGGTCCTGGAGGACGCCTTCATCCTCATCGTGGAGAAGAAGGTCTCCAACGTGCGCGAACTCCTCCCCATCCTGGAGCAGGTGGCCCAGACGGGCAAGCCCCTCCTCCTGATCGCCGAGGACGTGGAGGGCGAGGCCCTGGCCACCTTGGTGGTGAACAAGCTCCGGGGCACCCTGAACGTGGCCGCGGTGAAGGCCCCTGGCTTCGGTGACCGCCGCAAGGAGATGCTCAAGGACATCGCTGCCGTCACCGGCGGCACCGTGATCAGCGAGGAGCTGGGCTTCAAGCTGGAGAACGCCACCCTCTCCATGCTGGGCCGGGCCGAAAGGGTGCGGATCACCAAGGACGAGACCACCATCGTGGGCGGCAAGGGCAAGAAGGAGGACATCGAGGCCCGCATCAACGGCATCAAGAAGGAGCTGGAGACCACGGACAGCGAGTACGCCAAGGAGAAGCTCCAGGAGCGCCTGGCCAAGCTGGCGGGGGGCGTGGCGGTGATCCGGGTGGGGGCCGCCACCGAGACCGAGCTCAAGGAGAAGAAGCACCGCTTTGAGGACGCCCTCTCCGCCACCCGGGCTGCCGTGGAGGAGGGGATCGTGCCCGGCGGTGGCGTAACCCTCCTCAGGGCCATCAGCGCCGTGGACGAGCTCCTCAAGAACCTGGAGGGGGATGAGGCCACCGGGGCCAAGATCGTGCGCCGGGCCCTGGAGGAGCCCGCCCGCCAGATCGCCGAAAACGCCGGCTACGAGGGCTCCGTGGTGGTGCAGCGCATCCTCTCCGAGACCAAGAACCTGCGCCTGGGCTTCAACGCCGCCACCGGGGAGTACGTGGACATGGTGGAGGCGGGCATCGTGGACCCCGCCAAGGTGACCCGCTCTGCCTTGCAGAACGCGGCCTCCATCGGCTCCCTCATCCTCACCACCGAGGCGGTGGTGGCGGAAAAGCCCGAGAAGAAGGAGTCTACCCCCGCTCCCGCAGGCGGCGGCGACATGGACTTCTAA
- a CDS encoding DUF2726 domain-containing protein gives MESPLFALVFLGLVIFVLASLGKREGLGGRDASLPYRLKHSVLTPAERSFLGVLERVVPEGVRVWPKVRLADLLHIDAEGKERQAALNRVVAKHIDFLLVRAQDARPLLAIELDDRSHQREDRRERDRFLEALARQVGLSLMRVRVKEGYALEEVRHLLEAHLAQVQGSEGKKGGRG, from the coding sequence ATGGAAAGCCCCCTTTTCGCCCTGGTTTTCTTGGGGTTAGTTATCTTCGTCTTAGCCTCCCTGGGTAAGAGAGAGGGTCTAGGAGGGCGGGACGCCTCCCTCCCGTATCGCCTTAAGCATTCCGTACTTACCCCGGCGGAGCGCTCCTTCCTTGGCGTGCTAGAGAGGGTGGTGCCTGAAGGGGTGAGGGTGTGGCCAAAGGTGCGCTTGGCGGACTTGCTCCATATAGATGCTGAGGGGAAGGAGCGGCAAGCAGCTTTAAACCGGGTGGTGGCAAAACACATAGATTTTCTCCTTGTGCGGGCCCAGGACGCCCGTCCCCTTTTGGCCATAGAGCTGGACGACCGAAGTCACCAACGGGAAGACCGCCGGGAGCGAGACCGTTTTCTGGAGGCCCTGGCACGACAGGTGGGGCTATCCCTAATGCGGGTGCGGGTTAAAGAAGGGTACGCCTTGGAAGAAGTCCGGCATCTTCTGGAGGCCCACTTGGCGCAAGTCCAAGGGAGCGAGGGCAAGAAGGGAGGAAGGGGTTAA